Within Dysosmobacter sp. Marseille-Q4140, the genomic segment ACGCTCCCGTCAACCAAATCGTCGGCTTTATTCTGTCCGGCGATCCGACCTATATCACCAACCACAACGGCGCCAGGAGTTTGGCCGGCCGAATCAATCGGAATGAGCTTTTAAGTGAAATCGTCACCGCCTACATGGAGCAGTTTACTGACTGACCAGGCAAAAACCGGGGCAGGGATCCCATCAAGGATCTCTGCCCCGGCTCTTTTCACTTCGCCGGAAA encodes:
- a CDS encoding IreB family regulatory phosphoprotein is translated as MTDGERLKIIYSALRERGYAPVNQIVGFILSGDPTYITNHNGARSLAGRINRNELLSEIVTAYMEQFTD